DNA from Desulfarculus baarsii DSM 2075:
GATCACCACGCGCATCGCCGCCCACGCCGCCGACGTGGCCCGGGGCCGCGCCCAGAGCGTGGCGCGCGATCGTCAAATGGCCCAGGCCCGCGCGGCCATGGACTGGGAGACCATGATGAGCCTGTGCCTGGACCCCAAAACCGCCCGGGCCATGCGCGAGGGCAGCCGGCCCCAAGAGGACGAGGTCTGCACCATGTGCGGCAAGTTCTGCGCCGTGCGCCTGATGCGCGACTATCTGCACCCCGAGCGCAAAAAGGTCTGAGGCCGTGCGCCTGGTGGTCTTCAGCGACCTCGACGGCACGCTCCTCGATCATCACGATTATGCCTGGAGCGCGGCCCGGCCGGCCCTGAGCGCGCTGCGGGCCGCCGGCGGGGCGCTGGTGCTGTGCAGCAGCAAGACCAGCGCCGAGATGATCGCCCTGCACGGCGAGATGGGCCTGAGCGAGCCGTTGGTGGCCGAAAACGGCGGCGGGATCTTCGCGCCCGAAGCTCACCCCCTGGCCGCCGGGCCGGGCTGGCGGCCGGCCGAAGCGGGCTGGCGCGTGCTTGCCCTGGGCCTGGGCATAGACGAGGTGCGCGCCCGCCTGGCCCGCTTCAACGGGCCATTCGGGGCCAGGGGCTTTGGCCAGATGAGCGACGCCGAGGTGGCCGGCCTCACCGGCCTGAGCCCGGCGCGGGCGGCCCTGGCCCGGCGGCGGCGCTTCAACGAGCCGCTGATCCTGCCCCGGCCCGAGGAGCAGGCCGAAAGCTTCATCGCCGCGGCCCGGGCCCACGGCCTGGCCGTGACGCGGGGCGGGCGGTTTTTTCATCTGCTGGGCGGCGGCGACAAGGGCGCGGCCGTGGCCAGGCTCATCGATTATTATAAGGGCGGCGCCGAGGAAATCCGCACCATGGCCCTGGGCGACGCGCCCAACGACGCCTCCATGCTGCGGGCGGTGGACTGGCCCGTGTTGCTGGCCCGGCCCGACGGCTCCCACGCCGCCGTGGACGCGCCGGGCCTCGCGTTGCAACCCCTGCCCGGCCCCCGTGGCTGGAACCGCGCCGTGTTGGCGGCGCTGGAGGAACTGGCCCCATGAGCACGCCCACCAGCCGGGTGCTGAAACTTTTGCTGGAGGCCCAAGGCCCCCGTTCGGGTCAGGAGATGGGCCGGCTGCTGGGTTGCAGCCGGGCGGCGGTGGGCAAGGCGGTGGCGAATTTGCGCCAGCGGGGGTTTGCCATCGAGGCCAGGCCCCGGGCGGGCTATCTGCTGGTGGCCGAGCCCGAGGCCGTCTTGGCCGAACGCGTGGAGGCCCGCCTGCCCGAGGGCTGCCTGGGCCGGCCGCTTTTGCACTACCAGACCATCGACTCGACCAACCTGGAGGCCCGCCGCCTGGCCGAGGCCGGCGCGGCCCACGGGGCTTGCCTCTGCGCCGAGCACCAGAGCGCCGGCCGGGGTCGGCTGGGCCGGGCCTGGCAGGCGCCGGTGGGGGCCAGTCTGCTGTTTTCGCTGTTGCTGCGGCCGGTCGATCTGCCGGTCGATCTGGTTTTTCTGCTGAACAACGTGGTCAGCCTGGCCGTGTGCCGGGCGGTGGAAGGGCTTTGCGGATTGCGGGCCATGGTCAAGTGGCCCAATGATGTTTTTCTCGACGGGCGCAAGCTGGTGGGCGTGCTGACCGAGTTCACCTGCCGGGCCGACCGGATCGACCACGTGGTGGTCGGCGCGGGGCTGAATGTCAACTGGAGCCCCGAAGATCTGGCCATGCTACCCGCGCCGGCCGCCTCGCTGCTGGCCGCCAGCGGCCGCCGCTGGGACCGCGCCGTGCTCCTGGCGGCCATTCTGCGCCAGGCCGACGCCCTCTACGCCTCGCTGCTGGCCGGCCAACTGGAGGCGCTGCGCGATGAATATCAACGCCAGAGCCTCTTGCTGGGCCGCCAGGTGACGATCG
Protein-coding regions in this window:
- a CDS encoding biotin--[acetyl-CoA-carboxylase] ligase, with translation MSTPTSRVLKLLLEAQGPRSGQEMGRLLGCSRAAVGKAVANLRQRGFAIEARPRAGYLLVAEPEAVLAERVEARLPEGCLGRPLLHYQTIDSTNLEARRLAEAGAAHGACLCAEHQSAGRGRLGRAWQAPVGASLLFSLLLRPVDLPVDLVFLLNNVVSLAVCRAVEGLCGLRAMVKWPNDVFLDGRKLVGVLTEFTCRADRIDHVVVGAGLNVNWSPEDLAMLPAPAASLLAASGRRWDRAVLLAAILRQADALYASLLAGQLEALRDEYQRQSLLLGRQVTIDDGGALVGGQVAGFEPDGALRLSTGPGRVRIVRHGDVSLKSIAGLEGRE
- a CDS encoding HAD-IIB family hydrolase gives rise to the protein MRLVVFSDLDGTLLDHHDYAWSAARPALSALRAAGGALVLCSSKTSAEMIALHGEMGLSEPLVAENGGGIFAPEAHPLAAGPGWRPAEAGWRVLALGLGIDEVRARLARFNGPFGARGFGQMSDAEVAGLTGLSPARAALARRRRFNEPLILPRPEEQAESFIAAARAHGLAVTRGGRFFHLLGGGDKGAAVARLIDYYKGGAEEIRTMALGDAPNDASMLRAVDWPVLLARPDGSHAAVDAPGLALQPLPGPRGWNRAVLAALEELAP